A genomic segment from Flavobacterium inviolabile encodes:
- the eboC gene encoding UbiA-like protein EboC (EboC, a homolog the polyprenyltransferase UbiA, belongs to system of proteins involved in the trafficking of precursor metabolites to an extracytoplasmic compartment so that the biosynthesis of certain natural products, such as scytonemin, can be completed.), whose protein sequence is MKIQYYLTLMRPANIVTAISDILGGVAISGFFVSTDWNAAALGNIGLLTLSTIGLYGGGIVFNDIFDLKEDCKKRPERILPSGKVAYEEAIQFGVLLFTIGIAAAIMVSLLSGLLALIIALLALTYNKIAKHYQFFGPLNMGLCRGANLLLGMSILPGTMFRDWYIIIIPIIFIAAITLTAQKEVSGNNKTAILMAMLLDAVVVLLFIGISRYSDLNLAVTAPFLILWYGVNFLAKYKAYRYNEPDWIKRAVKTGVLSLILLNACYIAGFANWNYAVPVLILLPFSVVLAKKFAVT, encoded by the coding sequence ATGAAAATACAGTACTATTTAACACTGATGCGTCCGGCTAATATTGTTACTGCCATTTCGGATATACTGGGTGGTGTGGCGATTTCCGGTTTTTTTGTAAGTACCGATTGGAACGCGGCAGCACTGGGAAATATTGGTCTGCTGACGTTGTCCACTATAGGGCTTTACGGAGGCGGAATCGTTTTTAATGATATTTTTGATTTGAAAGAGGACTGCAAAAAACGCCCGGAACGCATATTGCCCAGCGGAAAAGTAGCCTATGAAGAAGCCATACAATTTGGCGTGCTGCTTTTCACAATCGGTATCGCTGCGGCTATAATGGTTTCCCTTTTAAGCGGACTGCTGGCCCTGATCATAGCACTATTGGCACTCACCTATAATAAAATAGCCAAACACTACCAGTTTTTCGGTCCCCTGAATATGGGGCTTTGCCGCGGGGCTAACCTGCTGCTGGGAATGAGCATACTTCCCGGGACGATGTTCCGGGATTGGTATATCATTATCATACCGATTATATTCATTGCAGCCATAACCCTGACAGCCCAGAAAGAAGTTAGCGGAAACAACAAAACAGCGATACTGATGGCCATGCTGCTGGATGCTGTTGTAGTCCTGCTGTTTATAGGGATCAGTCGTTACAGCGACCTTAACCTGGCGGTAACCGCACCGTTTTTAATCCTTTGGTATGGGGTGAACTTTTTAGCAAAATACAAAGCTTACCGCTATAACGAGCCGGATTGGATTAAAAGAGCCGTAAAAACGGGAGTGCTTTCGCTCATACTTTTAAATGCGTGCTATATCGCCGGCTTTGCCAATTGGAACTACGCCGTTCCGGTATTGATTTTATTGCCTTTTTCGGTTGTTTTAGCGAAGAAATTTGCCGTAACCTGA
- a CDS encoding 3-dehydroquinate synthase: MYKAQTIQQHFQVDYSYKVVFTRNVFNETNTALKNIINNDNAKIVVVIERDIAVYHPGIINDIAGYFQMDTVESSILIVKGGESIKNDTRATEEILQLIHNNQVDRHSYLIVVGGGAVLDAAGYAAAIAHRGIRLIRIPTTVLSQNDSGVGVKTSVNYFGKKNFLGTFSPPYAVINDSVFLETLDERNWRSGIAEAIKVALIKDAVFFNWITENSRALNDRNMEIMEQLIFRCAQLHLEHIGTAGDPFEKGSSRPLDFGHWAAHKLEYLSGYQVLHGEAVAVGVALDAVYSRLSGRLDGTDLQRILNVLTTLGFEIFHPLLLQETTMEINPALVKGLEEFREHLGGELTVMLLRNIGTGEEVHHLNKNILSEAVQYLAKSNVLIQE; this comes from the coding sequence ATGTATAAAGCCCAAACCATTCAACAGCACTTTCAGGTTGATTATAGCTATAAGGTTGTTTTTACCCGAAATGTTTTTAACGAAACGAACACAGCACTAAAAAATATCATCAACAACGATAACGCCAAAATAGTGGTGGTTATCGAAAGAGATATCGCCGTTTACCATCCGGGAATCATTAACGATATTGCCGGATACTTTCAGATGGATACTGTGGAAAGCAGTATTTTGATCGTGAAAGGCGGCGAAAGTATTAAAAACGATACCCGTGCCACCGAAGAAATATTACAGCTGATCCACAACAACCAGGTGGATCGCCATTCCTATTTAATTGTTGTTGGCGGCGGTGCGGTACTTGATGCTGCCGGCTATGCTGCTGCAATTGCCCATCGCGGCATCCGTTTAATCCGTATTCCCACAACGGTTCTGTCACAGAACGATTCGGGCGTTGGAGTAAAAACCAGCGTGAACTACTTTGGAAAGAAAAACTTTTTAGGCACTTTTTCTCCACCCTATGCGGTAATCAATGATTCCGTTTTTCTGGAAACGCTCGATGAAAGAAACTGGCGTTCCGGTATAGCCGAAGCCATAAAAGTTGCCCTGATAAAAGATGCTGTTTTTTTTAACTGGATAACCGAAAACAGTAGGGCACTGAATGACCGCAATATGGAAATAATGGAGCAGCTGATTTTCCGTTGTGCCCAATTGCACCTGGAACATATCGGAACGGCCGGTGACCCATTCGAAAAAGGATCCTCACGTCCGCTTGATTTCGGGCACTGGGCAGCTCACAAACTGGAATACCTTTCCGGTTACCAGGTACTGCACGGAGAAGCGGTAGCGGTAGGAGTAGCGCTGGACGCGGTATATTCCCGACTGTCAGGACGTCTGGACGGTACCGATTTGCAGCGCATTTTAAACGTTTTAACCACATTGGGATTTGAGATTTTTCATCCGCTGCTATTGCAGGAAACCACTATGGAAATCAATCCGGCATTAGTAAAAGGACTGGAAGAATTCAGAGAACATCTGGGAGGAGAACTCACAGTCATGCTGTTAAGAAATATCGGGACAGGGGAGGAAGTACACCACCTGAACAAAAATATTCTTTCGGAGGCTGTTCAGTATTTAGCAAAATCGAATGTTTTAATTCAGGAATAG
- a CDS encoding ferritin-like domain-containing protein: protein MIYLKNIKLETIQDLRGALQTAIELEHATIPPYLTAMFTLYNTGNDEISNLIGSVVKEEMLHMSIACNVLNAIGGNPVINKPGFIPTYPGPLPGGVETGLIVPIAKFSKKLIKKVFMMIEEPETIIPIELMRVDAEKITIGKFYEKIKGQIDILETAANAVGKTIFTGDPSYQMTNNKWFPAQELFPITDKESAFRGIDLIVDQGEGTSTDPFVKESDLGTGEPEEPAHYYRFEEIYKGKRLVQNPDPAGEPKYSYSGAPIPYNTALIPNMTINPKMSDYPVNTVAYRNSKFFNYTYTNLLNSLHITFNGEPGKIDAAMGLMYSLRLYALKLLQTPDPNNPGFVAGPSYEYVTDDSLSLTEKAKLMETV, encoded by the coding sequence ATGATTTATCTTAAAAATATAAAACTGGAAACCATACAGGACCTTAGAGGGGCACTGCAAACGGCAATCGAACTGGAACATGCGACCATTCCACCGTATTTAACAGCAATGTTTACGCTGTATAATACCGGTAATGATGAGATCAGTAACCTGATCGGATCTGTGGTCAAAGAAGAAATGCTGCACATGTCTATCGCCTGTAATGTCTTGAATGCTATAGGCGGAAACCCGGTTATCAATAAACCGGGTTTTATCCCGACCTATCCGGGACCGCTTCCGGGAGGTGTGGAAACCGGGCTGATAGTTCCAATCGCTAAATTTTCCAAAAAACTTATTAAAAAGGTTTTTATGATGATCGAGGAACCGGAAACGATTATCCCTATCGAATTAATGCGAGTTGATGCCGAGAAAATTACGATCGGGAAGTTCTATGAAAAAATAAAAGGCCAGATTGATATCCTGGAAACAGCGGCTAACGCTGTAGGGAAGACCATCTTCACCGGTGATCCGTCCTATCAGATGACCAATAACAAATGGTTCCCGGCTCAGGAATTATTCCCGATTACCGACAAAGAATCGGCATTCAGAGGTATTGACCTGATAGTAGACCAGGGAGAAGGAACCAGTACCGATCCTTTTGTTAAAGAAAGTGATCTTGGTACCGGCGAACCGGAAGAACCGGCACACTACTATCGTTTTGAAGAGATTTATAAAGGTAAAAGACTGGTTCAGAATCCGGACCCGGCGGGCGAGCCAAAATATTCGTATTCCGGGGCACCGATACCTTACAATACCGCGTTAATTCCGAACATGACCATAAATCCGAAAATGAGTGATTATCCGGTAAATACCGTGGCCTATAGAAACAGTAAGTTCTTTAACTATACCTATACAAACCTGCTAAACAGCCTGCACATTACCTTTAACGGGGAACCGGGCAAGATTGATGCTGCTATGGGATTAATGTATTCCTTACGACTGTATGCATTAAAACTGTTACAGACACCGGATCCGAATAACCCGGGATTTGTAGCCGGACCAAGCTATGAATATGTTACCGACGACAGCCTGAGCCTTACCGAAAAGGCCAAGCTGATGGAAACCGTGTAA
- a CDS encoding TatD family hydrolase, translating to MYFIDPHIHMVSRTTDDYQAMRAAGIVAVIEPAFWLGQPRTEAGSFKDYFSTLIGWERFRASQFGIKHYCTMGLNSKEANNEALAEQVMELLPLFAGKEGVVAIGEIGYDDQTPAEDKYFRQQIEIALQFNLPVMVHTPHRDKINGTIRSMDVLEEHGIPPHMVVIDHNNEETVKHVLDRGYWTAFTIYPNTKMGNERMVEIVKQYGSERIIVDSSADWGVSDPLSVPKTAALMLERGIAKEDVHLTCYKNALTAYSQSGQMKEEDWKKEMTVEQAALFDGSGILRGQEAKVISYSNIIDN from the coding sequence ATGTATTTTATAGACCCACATATTCACATGGTATCCCGCACAACGGACGATTACCAGGCCATGCGCGCAGCTGGTATAGTAGCTGTTATTGAACCGGCTTTCTGGCTGGGACAACCCAGAACCGAAGCAGGCTCTTTTAAAGATTATTTCAGTACCCTTATCGGATGGGAACGATTCCGTGCTTCCCAGTTTGGTATCAAACATTATTGCACGATGGGACTGAATTCCAAAGAAGCCAATAATGAAGCGCTGGCAGAGCAGGTTATGGAATTGCTGCCACTGTTTGCCGGAAAAGAAGGTGTAGTAGCCATAGGCGAAATTGGTTATGACGATCAGACTCCGGCAGAAGATAAATATTTCAGACAGCAGATTGAAATTGCCTTACAATTCAATTTACCGGTCATGGTACACACGCCGCACCGGGATAAAATAAACGGAACCATCCGCAGTATGGATGTACTGGAAGAACACGGAATACCGCCACACATGGTCGTTATTGACCACAACAACGAAGAAACGGTAAAACATGTACTGGACAGAGGATACTGGACCGCTTTTACCATTTATCCCAACACAAAAATGGGAAATGAAAGAATGGTGGAAATCGTAAAACAATATGGCTCGGAAAGAATCATTGTGGACAGCTCGGCAGACTGGGGCGTGAGTGATCCGCTATCGGTTCCGAAAACGGCCGCTTTAATGCTTGAACGCGGGATTGCCAAAGAAGATGTACACCTTACCTGCTATAAAAATGCTTTAACGGCCTATTCGCAAAGCGGGCAGATGAAAGAAGAAGACTGGAAAAAAGAAATGACTGTGGAACAGGCAGCCCTTTTTGACGGAAGCGGAATATTGCGCGGACAGGAAGCCAAAGTGATCTCCTATTCCAATATTATTGACAATTAA
- a CDS encoding EboA domain-containing protein, whose product MYKTAEITAQQLLQETLMANLPEAEWNWFTTNIIAKNGNELAHQFIPLFSLIPRFITAGTPQFSPETVGGLEKLYPGFSQSGWNIQQLCRIVLMLKLPPDQNETILKKLFETADIKELVILYKGLYFLENADDFVLRMQEGIRTNMTDVFEAIALHNPYAYLYLSEDAWNQLVLKAVFTGRPLFKIYGLDQRANERLALILHGYIQERWSAGRTVSPEIWRGITGFVNDEIAADLNKMIETGTFLEQEAAIKALKGSCKSWNEIGAAYLIQTTQA is encoded by the coding sequence ATGTATAAAACAGCAGAAATTACCGCGCAGCAACTGTTGCAGGAAACCTTAATGGCTAACCTGCCTGAAGCCGAATGGAACTGGTTTACTACAAATATAATTGCAAAGAACGGGAATGAACTGGCACACCAGTTCATTCCTTTATTTAGTTTGATTCCCAGATTCATTACAGCAGGAACACCCCAATTCAGCCCGGAAACAGTGGGTGGACTGGAAAAATTATATCCCGGATTTTCACAATCCGGATGGAACATACAGCAGCTATGCCGAATCGTGTTGATGCTGAAACTTCCGCCAGATCAGAATGAAACGATCTTAAAAAAACTATTTGAAACCGCAGACATCAAAGAACTGGTTATCCTGTATAAAGGTTTGTACTTCCTGGAAAACGCAGACGATTTTGTTTTGCGGATGCAGGAAGGAATCCGGACCAATATGACGGATGTCTTTGAAGCCATTGCCCTGCACAATCCGTATGCCTATCTGTATTTGTCGGAAGATGCCTGGAACCAGCTGGTACTAAAGGCTGTTTTTACCGGAAGACCCCTGTTCAAAATATACGGACTGGATCAGCGTGCCAATGAAAGATTAGCACTGATACTGCACGGTTATATCCAGGAACGCTGGTCGGCAGGAAGAACCGTTTCACCGGAAATATGGAGAGGAATCACCGGCTTTGTCAATGACGAAATAGCTGCCGATCTGAACAAAATGATCGAAACCGGAACATTTTTAGAACAGGAAGCGGCTATAAAAGCCTTAAAAGGATCCTGCAAATCCTGGAACGAGATCGGAGCGGCCTACCTGATCCAGACAACACAGGCCTAA